From a region of the Arachis ipaensis cultivar K30076 chromosome B09, Araip1.1, whole genome shotgun sequence genome:
- the LOC107616539 gene encoding TMV resistance protein N yields the protein MAHSVACSSLVSPKRYDVFISFRGEDIRTGFTSHLHKALTNKGIETFIDYQLERGDGIWDSLCKAIENSYISVVVFSRHYASSTWCLKELVKIMECRKHLGLLVIPVFYNTDPSQVRYQRETYQEAFSEQERNLRNRNDESEERRWRAALAEATDLSGFDSQSRDESLLIKDIVKDVLQKLLEFGYSNTTKRLVGIEETRKHVELLLKNAQRIGIWGIGGIGKTTIAKVVFTILTPHYDSVCFLENITEESKYGELAYLRGKLLEQLKQINPIGKVVGTKLTTRSLKKALIVLDGVDTLEQLEYLCEESKVLDDLPEDSRVIITTRNRCLLTNKVDEIYEVKALSPEESLKLFSLRAFREIHPKEGYEELSKRAVEYAGGIPFALNALGSYLSSSRSLDKDFWESTMRKLENSPNVEIQEVLRY from the exons GAGGGGAGGACATCCGCACCGGCTTCACCAGCCATCTTCATAAGGCTCTTACCAACAAGGGAATCGAAACATTCATAGATTATCAACTTGAAAGAGGAGATGGCATTTGGGATTCACTTTGTAAAGCAATCGAAAACTCATACATATCGGTGGTCGTCTTTTCTAGACACTACGCTTCCTCAACATGGTGCTTGAAAGAACTGGTGAAAATAATGGAGTGCAGAAAACATCTAGGGCTGCTTGTTATTCCTGTGTTCTACAATACAGATCCATCACAGGTACGCTATCAGAGAGAGACTTATCAGGAAGCTTTTTCTGAACAGGAACGGAATCTCCGGAACCGGAACGATGAATCCGAAGAGCGTAGGTGGAGGGCTGCTCTGGCTGAAGCCACAGATCTATCTGGATTCGACTCACAAAGTAG GGACGAATCTCTACTCATCAAGGACATTGTCAAAGATGTTTTGCAAAAGCTATTGGAATTTGGATATTCCAATACCACAAAAAGGCTTGTTGGAATCGAAGAAACTCGTAAACACGTTGAGTTATTACTCAAAAATGCTCAAAGAATTGGAATTTGGGGTATTGGGGGAATAGGAAAGACGACAATTGCTAAAGTTGTGTTTACCATCCTCACTCCCCACTATGATAGTGTTTGCTTCTTGGAAAATATAACAGAAGAATCAAAATATGGCGAATTGGCATATTTACGTGGAAAGCTCTTGGAGCAACTAAAGCAAATTAATCCTATAGGTAAGGTTGTAGGAACTAAACTCACAACAAGAAGCCTGAAAAAAGCTCTCATTGTGCTTGATGGTGTGGATACTCTTGAGCAATTAGAGTACTTGTGTGAAGAGTCTAAAGTTCTTGATGACCTACCAGAAGATAGCAGAGTCATCATTACAACAAGAAATAGGTGTTTGCTTACTAACAAAGTAGATGAGATATACGAGGTCAAGGCATTGAGCCCTGAAGAATCTCTAAAGCTTTTTAGCCTTAGAGCCTTTAGGGAAATCCATCCCAAAGAGGGATATGAGGAACTCTCAAAACGAGCAGTAGAATATGCAGGAGGTATTCCATTTGCTCTAAATGCACTGGGTTCATATTTATCCTCTTCGAGATCACTGGATAAAGATTTTTGGGAAAGCACTATGAGAAAACTTGAAAACTCCCCTAATGTAGAAATTCAAGAGGTGTTAAGGTATTAG